One Archocentrus centrarchus isolate MPI-CPG fArcCen1 chromosome 10, fArcCen1, whole genome shotgun sequence genomic region harbors:
- the LOC115786636 gene encoding protocadherin beta-16-like, giving the protein MNRQVLLYIWLFSVGSVFGQVSYSIPEEMSRGSLVGNIAHDLGLEIKRLISGKAKIYTRNGDQYIELNRERGVLLVKERIDREALCTETALCALHIQIILENPMEFYTVTVQITDINDNAPTFEKSEMKFKISESASTGAKFDLERAVDLDVGINDLQKYELRPSDNFVLKLHSNTNGRKSVEMVLQKPLDREKQEQVSLILTAVDGGEPQMSGTMQILITVLDANDNAPVFTQQTYKATVTENSPKGTVIATVTASDADQGSNNKITYSITNTLDNVRKLFHINEEKGEVSLTESIDFEMSRNFQINLRATDDGGLTDSCKLIVDVLDVNDNKPEINIMSKSTVISEDAKVSTVVTMINTEDLDSGDNGNVKCFISENVPFILKSSTSNFYSLVTDSDLDRERASEYNITVTCSDEGVPSLSSSVILTLQISDVNDNAPVFERTSYEAYIVENNTPGLSIFTVKATDTDWNQNARVSYILEDSSINGVPVSSYVSVSADSGIISAMCTFDYEQIKDFQFHVKAQDGGSPPLSSNVTVKIMILDQNDNPPQVLYPVQTGGSLVAEMVPRSADVGYLVTKVVAVDVDSGQNAWLSYKLQKATNRAMFEVGLQNGEIRTIRQVTDKDAVKQRLTVIVEDNGQPSRSATVIVNVAVADSFPEVLTEFTDYTHDKEYNDNLTFYLVLALAVVSFLFITCLVVIISVKIYRWRQSRILYHSNLPVIPYYPPRYSDTLGTGTLPHVYNYEVCRTTDSRKSDCKFGRAFSPNVLIMDPSSTGTMQRIQSEKSILDEPDSPLEVRS; this is encoded by the coding sequence ATGAATCGGCAAGTATTGCTGTATATCTGGCTCTTTTCTGTTGGTTCAGTTTTCGGGCAGGTCAGTTATTCTATTCCGGAGGAAATGTCTAGAGGCTCGTTAGTTGGAAATATAGCCCACGATTTAGGTTTAGAAATTAAACGTTTAATATCAGGAAAAGCTAAGATCTATACTAGAAATGGCGACCAGTACATCGAGCTGAACAGAGAAAGAGGAGTCCTCCTCGTCAAGGAGAGAATAGACAGAGAGGCGCTGTGTACAGAGACGGCGCTTTGTGCTTTACATATTCAGATCATTTTGGAGAATCCTATGGAATTTTACACTGTTACAGTCCAGATCACAGATATCAATGATAATGCACCAACAtttgaaaaaagtgaaatgaaattcaAAATTAGCGAATCAGCGAGTACAGGGGCAAAATTTGACCTAGAAAGGGCTGTGGATCTTGATGTTGGCATTAATGATCTCCAGAAGTACGAATTAAGACCAAGTGATAATTTTGTTCTAAAACTGCACAGTAACACGAATGGCCGCAAAAGCGTTGAGATGGTACTACAGAAGCCTttagacagagagaaacaagagCAGGTATCTCTCATCCTAACCGCTGTAGATGGAGGAGAGCCACAGATGTCAGGGACAATGCAGATTCTCATTACAGTTTTAGACGCTAATGATAATGCTCCAGTTTTTACACAGCAGACATACAAAGCTACAGTCACTGAGAATTCACCTAAAGGAACTGTTATTGCTACTGTTACAGCCTCAGATGCAGATCAAGgctctaataataaaataacatattCAATCACAAATACATTAGACAATGTCAGGAAATTATTTCATATAAATGAGGAAAAGGGTGAAGTTTCATTAACTGAGAGCATTGATTTCGAAATGTCACGGAATTTTCAAATAAATCTGCGTGCTACTGACGATGGAGGACTAACAGACTCTTGTAAGTTGATTGTAGATGTTCTGGATGTTAACGACAATAAACCTGAAATTAACATAATGTCAAAGTCAACTGTGATATCAGAGGATGCTAAAGTCAGTACGGTCGTTACAATGATAAACACTGAGGACTTAGATTCAGGAGACAACGGGAACGTGAAATGCTTTATCAGCGAAAATGTTccgtttattttaaaatcatcaaCAAGTAATTTTTACAGCTTAGTGACAGACAGCGAtttagacagagagagagcgtcTGAGTATAATATCACTGTGACCTGCTCTGATGAGGGAGTACCCTCCCTCTCGAGCAGCGTCATTCTCACCTTACAGATCTCAGATGTTAATGACAACGCGCCTGTCTTTGAGAGGACCTCATATGAGGCCTACATTGTAGAAAACAACACACCAGGTCTCTCTATATTCACAGTGAAAGCCACAGACACTGACTGGAACCAGAATGCCCGCGTTTCTTACATACTGGAAGACTCCTCCATTAACGGAGTGCCAGTCTCCTCATATGTGTCCGTTAGTGCTGATAGTGGAATCATCAGtgcaatgtgcacgtttgattaCGAGCAGATCAAAGATTTCCAGTTCCACGTCAAAGCGCAGGATGGAGGCTCTCCTCCGCTCAGCAGCAACGTGACTGTGAAAATAATGATTCTGGATCAGAACGACAACCCACCTCAGGTTCTGTACCCAGTCCAGACGGGTGGCTCTCTGGTGGCTGAAATGGTGCCTCGTTCAGCAGATGTGGGCTATTTGGTGACCAAAGTGGTGGCTGTTGATGTGGACTCTGGACAGAACGCCTGGCTCTCCTATAAACTGCAGAAAGCCACAAACAGGGCGATGTTTGAAGTGGGCTTACAGAATGGAGAAATAAGAACTATCCGCCAAGTCACTGATAAAGATGCCGTGAAACAAAGACTGACTGTTATAGTGGAGGACAACGGGCAGCCCTCTCGTTCGGCTACAGTCATTGTTAACGTGGCGGTGGCGGACAGCTTCCCTGAAGTCCTGACGGAGTTCACTGATTATACACACGACAAGGAGTACAATGACAACCTGACTTTTTACTTAGTCTTGGCTCTGGCTGTTGTGTCCTTCCTCTTCATCACGTGTTTAGTGGTTATTATATCAGTGAAAATCTACAGGTGGAGACAGTCTCGCATCCTGTATCATTCCAACCTCCCTGTCATTCCATATTATCCACCACGTTACTCAGACACTCTGGGGACAGGGACTCTCCCCCATGTGTACAATTACGAGGTGTGCAGGACGACTGACTCCAGAAAAAGTGACTGTAAATTTGGCAGAGCTTTTAGTCCGAACGTGCTGATAATGGACCCCAGTTCTACAGGGACGATGCAGCGgatacagagtgaaaagagcatCCTGGATGAACCAGACTCTCCTCTAGAGGTGAGGTCCTGA